In Hevea brasiliensis isolate MT/VB/25A 57/8 chromosome 13, ASM3005281v1, whole genome shotgun sequence, a single genomic region encodes these proteins:
- the LOC110650558 gene encoding LOW QUALITY PROTEIN: probable alpha,alpha-trehalose-phosphate synthase [UDP-forming] 9 (The sequence of the model RefSeq protein was modified relative to this genomic sequence to represent the inferred CDS: inserted 1 base in 1 codon), which produces MMSRSCINXLDLASGDMLNFPRSPRSLQRMISVSGIFSNTDGDGSNDRDSDAPSAVCHKKKIIVANFLPLHAQKDLKSSKWSFSFDEDSLWFQMKDGFSINTEVVYVGSLKVDVDASEQEEVSQKLLEEFNCVPTFLPPELYKKFYHGFCKHHLWPLFHYMLPMCPDHGIRFDKMLWQAYVSANKIFADKVMEVINPEEDYVWVHDYHLMVLPTFLRKHYYKVKLGFFLHGPFPSSEIYRTLPVRDEILKALLNADLIGFQTFDYARHFLSCCSRMLGLDYESKRGHIGLEYFGRIVYIKILPVGIHKGKLESALNHPSSSIKVKEIQKQFEGKKIIVGVDDMDIFKGISLKLLAMEQLLQQNPEFGGKVVMVQILNPARSSGKDVQEVKKETYLITKRINSIFGFPGYEPVVLIDRYVPFYEKTAYYSLAECCIVNAVRDGMNLIPYDYIVCRQGTHKMDEALGVDSQSPHASTIVISEFIGCSPSLSGAIRVNPWDVEAVADALNLALTMPDLEKQLRHEKHYRYISSHDVAYWSRSFVQDLERACKDHYNKSCRGIGFGLNFRILSLQPSFRKLSNEHIISAYKRTYRRVIFLDYDGTVVPQTSIVKTPSPEVVSVLNNLCNDPKNTVFIVSGRGKDSLSDWFAQCENLGIAAEHGYFMRWSRMSNWETSSFVADFDWKKIAEPVVKSYAEATDGSYIETKESALVWHHQYADPFFGSCQAKELLDHLENVLANEPVVAKRGQHIVEVKPQGVTKGLVAEKVLSAMISRGKSPDFVMCIGDDRSDEDMFESISRTASSLSFRSAPEMFACTVGQKPSKARYYLDDIDDVLALLQGLAIASSLKSRGSAEVQVSFK; this is translated from the exons ATGATGTCAAGATCTTGCATAA TGTTGGACTTAGCATCTGGAGACATGTTGAATTTCCCTCGAAGTCCCAGATCTCTCCAAAGGATGATCTCTGTTTCAGGAATTTTTTCCAACACAGATGGTGATGGAAGCAATGATAGAGATTCAGATGCTCCATCAGCTGTATGCCACAAGAAGAAGATTATAGTGGCAAATTTTCTTCCTCTACATGCTCAAAAGGATTTAAAATCGAGCAAATGGTCATTCAGTTTTGATGAGGATTCACTTTGGTTTCAAATGAAGGATGGATTCTCAATCAATACAGAGGTTGTTTATGTGGGATCTCTGAAGGTTGATGTAGATGCTAGTGAACAAGAAGAAGTTTCCCAGAAACTGCTGGAGGAATTTAACTGTGTACCAACGTTTCTTCCTCCTGAACTTTACAAAAAGTTTTATCATGGTTTCTGTAAGCACCATTTGTGGCCCCTTTTCCATTATATGCTGCCAATGTGCCCTGATCATGGCATTCGCTTTGATAAGATGCTGTGGCAGGCCTATGTCTCTGCTAATAAAATTTTTGCAGATAAGGTTATGGAAGTGATTAATCCTGAAGAAGATTATGTTTGGGTTCATGACTATCACCTAATGGTTCTCCCTACTTTCTTGAGGAAGCATTACTACAAAGTTAAGCTTGGCTTCTTCCTTCACGGCCCATTCCCCTCATCAGAAATTTACCGAACTCTGCCTGTCAGAGATGAAATTCTGAAAGCACTGCTGAATGCAGATTTAATTGGTTTTCAGACATTTGATTATGCTCGCCACTTTCTGTCCTGTTGCAGCCGAATGTTGGGCCTAGATTATGAATCAAAACGTGGTCATATTGGACTTGAGTATTTTGGTCGCATAGTGTACATCAAAATTTTGCCTGTAGGAATTCATAAGGGCAAACTAGAATCTGCTCTAAATCACCCTTCTTCTTCCATCAAGGTTAAAGAAATCCAAAAACAGTTTGAGGGGAAAAAGATTATTGTTGGAGTTGATGACATGGATATTTTCAAGGGCATCAGTCTGAAATTATTAGCCATGGAACAACTTTTGCAGCAGAATCCTGAATTTGGGGGGAAGGTGGTCATGGTTCAAATTTTAAATCCTGCAAGGAGCTCAGGGAAAGATGTACAAGAAGTAAAAAAGGAGACATACTTGATTACCAAAAGGATAAACAGTATTTTTGGTTTTCCAGGCTATGAACCAGTGGTTCTGATTGATCGTTATGTACCTTTTTATGAGAAAACAGCCTACTATTCATTGGCTGAATGTTGTATTGTAAATGCAGTGAGGGATGGAATGAACCTGATCCCATATGACTACATTGTCTGTAGGCAGGGGACTCATAAAATGGATGAAGCTCTGGGAGTTGATTCTCAATCGCCTCATGCAAGTACGATTGTCATTTCAGAATTTATTGGTTGCTCACCATCTCTAAGTGGTGCAATAAGGGTAAACCCATGGGACGTTGAAGCTGTAGCGGATGCATTAAATCTTGCCCTCACCATGCCTGATTTAGAGAAGCAGTTGAGGCATGAGAAGCACTATCGATATATTAGCTCTCATGATGTGGCTTATTGGTCTCGCAGTTTTGTGCAGGACTTGGAGCGAGCTTGCAAAGATCATTACAACAAGAGTTGCCGGGGTATTGGTTTTGGTCTGAATTTTAGGATTTTGTCACTTCAACCAAGCTTTAGGAAGCTTTCCAATGAACATATTATCTCTGCATATAAGAGGACATATAGGAGGGTGATATTTTTGGATTATGATGGAACAGTGGTCCCTCAAACTTCCATTGTTAAAACCCCCAGTCCTGAAGTTGTATCTGTCCTGAACAACCTTTGTAATGACCCTAAGAACACTGTGTTTATAGTTAGTGGAAGGGGGAAAGATTCTCTGAGTGATTGGTTTGCTCAATGTGAGAATTTGGGTATAGCAGCAGAGCATGGATACTTCATGAG GTGGAGTAGGATGTCCAATTGGGAAACCAGTTCCTTTGTGGCAGATTTTGATTGGAAAAAAATAGCGGAACCTGTTGTAAAATCATATGCAGAAGCAACTGATGGTTCCTATATAGAGACCAAGGAGAGTGCCTTAGTGTGGCATCATCAATATGCTGATCCTTTTTTTGGATCTTGCCAGGCCAAAGAACTGTTGGATCATCTCGAAAATGTCCTTGCAAATGAGCCAGTAGTTGCGAAGAGGGGTCAGCATATTGTTGAAGTAAAGCCACAG GGAGTTACTAAAGGTTTAGTTGCAGAGAAAGTTCTTTCTGCAATGATCTCTCGTGGGAAATCCCCAGACTTTGTGATGTGCATTGGGGACGATAGATCTGATGAAGACATGTTTGAAAGCATATCGAGAACGGCTTCTAGTTTGTCATTTCGGTCAGCTCCAGAGATGTTTGCATGCACTGTTGGCCAAAAACCTAGCAAAGCTAGGTACTACTTAGATGATATTGATGATGTACTAGCATTACTTCAAGGCTTGGCTATTGCTTCAAGTTTGAAGTCAAGGGGTAGTGCAGAAGTACAAGTTTCTTTCAAATAA